The Lycium barbarum isolate Lr01 chromosome 10, ASM1917538v2, whole genome shotgun sequence genome includes a region encoding these proteins:
- the LOC132613354 gene encoding uncharacterized mitochondrial protein AtMg00810-like produces the protein MGFRDRTHPDYVCLLRKSLYGLKQAPRAWYRRFVDFVFFIGFSNSRCDNSLFIYHTGTKMAYILLYVDDIILTASSDALRRSIMDRLGSEFAMKDLGLLNYFLSIAVTRHKGGMFLSQRKYAEEIIDHVGMSSCKPSLTPVDTKPKVSATSGAAYEDPTHYRSLAGALQYLTFTRPDISYAVQQVCLHMYDPRDDHMHALKRIVRYVQGTLDHGLHLYPSSITDLVSYTDADWGGCPDTHRSTSGYCVFLGDNLISWSSKRQPTLSRSSAEAEYRGVANVVSESCWIHNLLLELHCTVRKATLVYCDNVSAIYLFGNPVQHQRTKHIEMDIHFVREKVARGQVRILYVPSQY, from the coding sequence ATGGGTTTTCGGGATCGCACGCATCCTGATTATGTTTGCCTATTACGTAAGTCTCTCTATGGGCTTAAGCAGGCTCCCCGTGCTTGGTATAGACGATTTGTAGATTTTGTGTTTTTCATTGGCTTTTCTAACAGCAGGTGTGATAATTCTTTGTTCATCTACCATACGGGGACTAAAATGGcatacattttactatatgttgatgatattatactCACTGCATCCTCAGACGCTCTCCGTCGTTCCATCATGGATAGGCTTGGttccgaatttgctatgaaggatttaggtcttttgaattattttcttAGCATTGctgtgacccgtcacaagggggGCATGTTCCTCTCTCAACGTAAGTATGCCGAGGAAATCATTGATCACGTGGGTATGTCATCTTGCAAGCCCTCTCTCACTCCGGTTGACAcaaaaccgaaggtcagtgctaCTTCGGGTGCTGCTTATGAGGATCCCACTCATTATCGTAGTctcgcaggtgctcttcagtatctcacTTTCACGAGACCCGATATTTCATATGCTGTCCAACAGGTGTGCTTACATATGTATGATCCAAGGGATgatcatatgcatgctcttaagcgGATTGTGCGGTATGTTCAGGGCACTCTTGACCATGGATTGCATCTCTATCCCTCATCGATCACTGACCTTGTCTCCTACACCGATGCGGATTGGGGTGGCTGTCCGGACACTCATCGTTCTACGTCAGGGTATTGTGTATTTTTGGGTgacaacttgatttcttggtcgtcaAAGCGACAACCAACTCTTTCTCGGTCTAGCGCTGAAGCAGAGTATCGAGgtgtggctaatgttgtctctgagtcTTGCTGGATTCATAATCTTTTATTGGAACTACATTGTACGGTTCGCAAGGCTACGTTggtatattgtgacaatgtgagtgccatatATCTGTTTGGTAATCCGGTGCAACATCAACGCaccaaacatattgagatggacattcATTTTGTGCGTGAGAAGGTGGCGCGGGGACAAGTTCGTATCCTTTATGTCCCGTCCCAATATTAG